One genomic region from Sphingobacterium sp. UGAL515B_05 encodes:
- the leuC gene encoding 3-isopropylmalate dehydratase large subunit has product MSKTLVEKIWDAHVVKREEGFPDIIYIDTHLIHEVTSPQAFDGLRKRGIPVFRPKQTVATADHNVPTLNQHLPIKEELSRYQVDMLTKNCAEFGIELYGLGHPYQGIVHVIGPELGITLPGKTMVCGDSHTSTHGAFGAIAFGIGTSQVEQVFATQCLLQSKPKTMKIEVNGTLQKGVGAKDIILYIISKISAAGGTGYFIEYAGSAIRSLSMEARMTICNMSIEMGARGGLIAPDQITFDYVEGREFAPKGEEWDKALAYWKTLYSDEDAIFDKVLTFDAADIAPMITYGTNPGMGMGIAEHIPATSAQPESERPSYQKALDYMGFKDDSTVLGNRVDYVFIGSCTNSRIEDLREVASFVKGKQKAQDVEVWIVPGSKQVEKQAKEEGLDKIFEAAGFQLREPGCSACLGMNEDKIPAGKYCVSTSNRNFEGRQGPNARTMLVSPLTAAAAAVTGKVTDVRELI; this is encoded by the coding sequence ATGTCAAAAACATTAGTAGAAAAGATTTGGGATGCGCACGTCGTCAAGCGTGAAGAAGGTTTTCCGGATATTATATATATCGATACCCACTTGATTCATGAAGTTACTTCACCTCAAGCTTTCGATGGCTTGCGTAAAAGAGGAATCCCAGTTTTTCGTCCAAAACAAACGGTAGCTACTGCCGACCACAACGTACCGACCCTCAATCAACATTTACCGATCAAAGAAGAGCTATCCCGTTATCAAGTTGATATGCTCACCAAAAATTGTGCTGAATTTGGTATTGAGTTATATGGTTTGGGGCATCCATACCAAGGGATTGTACACGTTATTGGTCCGGAGCTGGGGATCACCCTACCAGGTAAAACGATGGTCTGTGGCGATAGTCATACCTCAACACATGGTGCATTTGGAGCTATTGCTTTTGGTATTGGAACCTCTCAGGTTGAACAGGTCTTCGCGACGCAATGTTTATTGCAGTCGAAGCCAAAAACAATGAAAATTGAAGTCAACGGTACCCTTCAAAAAGGCGTTGGGGCAAAAGACATCATCCTATATATCATCTCCAAAATCTCTGCTGCGGGTGGTACGGGTTACTTTATTGAATATGCTGGTTCAGCGATCCGCTCATTAAGCATGGAAGCACGTATGACCATTTGTAACATGAGTATCGAAATGGGTGCACGTGGAGGCTTAATTGCTCCGGATCAGATCACTTTCGACTATGTAGAAGGCCGTGAATTCGCACCGAAAGGTGAGGAATGGGATAAAGCCCTAGCGTACTGGAAAACATTGTATTCTGACGAAGATGCCATTTTTGATAAAGTGTTGACTTTTGATGCTGCAGACATTGCGCCAATGATTACTTATGGTACCAACCCAGGCATGGGTATGGGTATCGCGGAGCATATTCCAGCAACCAGTGCACAACCGGAATCAGAAAGACCATCGTACCAAAAAGCATTGGATTACATGGGCTTTAAAGATGATTCAACAGTCTTAGGCAACCGTGTTGATTATGTGTTCATCGGAAGTTGTACCAATTCCCGTATTGAAGATTTACGTGAAGTAGCTTCATTCGTTAAAGGCAAGCAAAAAGCACAAGACGTGGAAGTATGGATTGTACCGGGCTCAAAACAAGTAGAAAAACAAGCTAAAGAAGAAGGCTTGGATAAAATATTTGAAGCGGCAGGATTCCAGTTACGTGAACCCGGATGTTCCGCATGTTTAGGTATGAACGAAGATAAAATCCCTGCTGGTAAATATTGCGTTTCGACTTCAAATAGAAATTTCGAAGGGCGTCAGGGACCGAATGCCCGCACCATGCTGGTATCTCCTTTGACAGCAGCAGCTGCGGCAGTAACAGGTAAAGTAACAGATGTAAGAGAGTTGATCTAA
- the ilvC gene encoding ketol-acid reductoisomerase — MANYFNTLPLREQLEQLSHAEFMDNTEFTDGVNALKGKKIVIVGCGAQGLNQGLNLRDSGLDVSYALRKEAIEQKRDSWKNATDNNFNVGTYEELIPTADVVINLTPDKQHTSVINAVMPLMKEGATLSYSHGFNIVEEGMQIRKDITVIMVAPKCPGSEVRAEYLRGFGVPTLIAVHPENDPQGKGWAEAKAYCVGTGGHKAGVLKSSFVAEVKSDLMGEQTILCGLLQTGSILSFDKMVEKGIEAGYASKLVQYGVEVITEALKHGGVSGMMDRLSNPAKVKAFEISEELKDIMRPLFQKHQDDIMSGHFSKTMMEDWANGDANLLKWRAETGETAFEKTPAGDVKINEQEYFDNYTLMVAFIRAGVELAFETMVEAGIKPESAYYESLHETPLIANTIARKKLFEMNRVISDTAEYGCYLFDQACKPLLADFMKTVDTDLVGKNFNEGRDAAVDNAQLVAINEILRDHPVEIVGRKLRKAMTAMKAIKTV, encoded by the coding sequence ATGGCAAATTATTTCAACACCTTACCGCTTAGAGAGCAGTTAGAACAATTAAGTCACGCTGAATTCATGGACAACACCGAATTCACGGATGGTGTAAACGCTTTAAAAGGTAAAAAAATCGTAATCGTAGGATGTGGTGCGCAAGGCTTGAACCAAGGTTTAAACTTAAGAGATAGCGGACTGGACGTTTCTTATGCATTACGTAAAGAGGCTATTGAACAAAAAAGAGATTCTTGGAAAAATGCTACGGACAACAACTTTAACGTAGGCACTTACGAAGAATTGATCCCTACTGCGGATGTGGTTATCAACTTGACACCAGATAAGCAACACACTTCAGTAATCAATGCGGTAATGCCCTTGATGAAAGAAGGCGCTACGTTATCGTATTCACACGGTTTCAACATCGTTGAAGAAGGTATGCAGATCCGTAAAGATATTACGGTTATCATGGTTGCTCCAAAATGTCCGGGTTCTGAGGTTCGTGCAGAATACCTTCGTGGTTTTGGTGTTCCGACTTTGATCGCCGTTCACCCAGAGAATGATCCACAAGGAAAAGGCTGGGCTGAAGCAAAAGCGTACTGTGTAGGGACAGGTGGACACAAAGCTGGTGTATTGAAGTCTTCATTCGTAGCTGAGGTAAAATCAGATTTGATGGGTGAACAAACGATTCTTTGTGGATTGTTGCAAACAGGATCGATCTTATCTTTTGACAAAATGGTCGAAAAAGGAATTGAGGCTGGTTATGCATCCAAATTGGTACAATATGGTGTAGAAGTTATCACGGAAGCCTTGAAACATGGTGGTGTAAGCGGTATGATGGATCGTTTGAGCAATCCTGCGAAAGTGAAAGCTTTTGAGATCTCCGAAGAACTGAAAGACATCATGCGTCCTTTATTCCAAAAACACCAAGATGATATCATGTCAGGCCACTTTAGCAAGACGATGATGGAAGACTGGGCAAACGGTGATGCTAACCTATTGAAATGGAGAGCTGAAACGGGCGAAACTGCATTTGAAAAAACGCCAGCTGGTGATGTTAAAATCAACGAGCAAGAATATTTCGATAACTATACATTAATGGTTGCATTCATCCGTGCAGGTGTTGAATTGGCATTCGAAACAATGGTTGAAGCGGGTATCAAACCTGAGTCAGCGTATTATGAATCATTGCACGAAACACCATTGATCGCGAACACAATCGCACGTAAGAAATTGTTCGAGATGAACCGTGTGATTTCTGATACAGCTGAATATGGTTGTTACTTATTCGATCAGGCTTGTAAACCGTTATTAGCAGACTTCATGAAAACTGTTGACACGGACTTAGTAGGTAAAAACTTCAACGAGGGCAGAGACGCTGCAGTTGACAACGCACAATTGGTTGCTATCAATGAAATTTTGCGCGATCACCCTGTAGAAATCGTTGGTCGCAAATTGCGTAAAGCGATGACCGCAATGAAAGCGATCAAAACTGTTTAA
- a CDS encoding DinB family protein: MQETFKFILKSRQKFIELLDGLSIEQLNKIPAGFNNNIIWNFAHIVVSTQTLIYVRTGIKADTTWVKYNEDYKKDTKPTRFVEQAEVDELKEIAIRSIEQIAADYENGVFGEITSFSTATYGYPMESIEEVIALTSGHDNVHFGYAMAQRRLVQ; encoded by the coding sequence ATGCAAGAGACATTTAAATTTATCTTAAAGTCACGTCAGAAATTCATTGAATTACTTGACGGCCTTTCCATTGAACAACTTAACAAAATTCCAGCGGGATTTAACAACAATATCATCTGGAATTTTGCGCACATTGTTGTCAGTACACAGACCTTGATCTATGTCCGTACTGGTATTAAAGCTGATACGACTTGGGTAAAATATAACGAAGATTATAAAAAAGACACCAAACCAACCCGCTTTGTTGAACAAGCAGAGGTTGATGAATTGAAAGAAATCGCAATCCGCAGTATTGAGCAAATTGCAGCTGATTATGAAAATGGTGTTTTCGGAGAAATCACTTCCTTTTCAACAGCAACCTATGGCTATCCAATGGAGAGTATTGAAGAAGTGATTGCCCTGACATCAGGACACGATAACGTTCATTTCGGCTACGCAATGGCTCAACGCAGATTAGTACAATAA
- the ilvN gene encoding acetolactate synthase small subunit, with protein MEKQEYTITLYTENSIGLIGRISTIFSRRKINIESLNTSPSEVEGIHRFTIVITEAEDVLRKLCRQLEKQIDILKAYYNTNDEVIWQEQALYKVPADVVNEKVYVERLLRQYGANVVVIRNDYIVFETAGHREEIDKLTEELTKYGLIEFVRGARIAIIKDSAGFHSKLVQFEAKEPSIEIVENEYLDKRDDVFTM; from the coding sequence ATGGAAAAACAAGAATATACCATCACCCTATATACAGAGAATTCAATCGGTCTTATCGGTCGGATCTCAACAATCTTTTCAAGAAGAAAAATCAATATTGAAAGCTTGAATACTTCCCCTTCTGAAGTAGAAGGAATACATCGATTTACCATTGTCATTACAGAGGCAGAGGATGTACTGCGTAAGCTTTGCCGTCAGTTAGAAAAACAAATTGACATTCTTAAAGCCTACTACAATACCAATGATGAAGTAATATGGCAAGAACAAGCCTTATATAAGGTCCCTGCCGATGTTGTCAATGAAAAGGTATATGTAGAGCGTTTGCTACGTCAATATGGTGCCAACGTCGTTGTGATCCGCAACGACTATATCGTATTTGAAACTGCAGGTCACCGCGAGGAGATCGATAAGTTGACAGAAGAATTGACCAAATATGGTTTGATCGAATTTGTCCGTGGCGCACGTATCGCCATCATTAAAGACAGCGCGGGCTTCCATTCCAAATTGGTTCAGTTTGAAGCCAAGGAACCATCGATAGAAATTGTAGAAAACGAGTATCTCGACAAAAGAGATGACGTATTTACGATGTAA
- the ilvB gene encoding biosynthetic-type acetolactate synthase large subunit produces MSTLEITENKAATAQQTPTQISGSKAVLEALLSEGVDTVFGYPGGAIMPIYDALYDYTDRLKHILVRHEQGGIHAAQGYARTSGRTGVVFATSGPGATNLVTGLADAMIDSNPIVCVTGQVFASLLGTDAFQETDVINITAPVTKWNYQVTDATEIPAALAKAFYIASTGRPGPVLIDITKNAQMQLFDYFGYEKCNHVRSYRPAPQVRKEYVEQAAELINNAKKPFVLFGQGIILGKAEEEFKAFIEKTGIPSASTVMGLSALPTDHKLHVGMLGMHGNYAPNVMTNECDVLIAIGMRFDDRVTGRLDKYAKQAKVIHLDIDPAEIDKNVQTTVPVWGDCKESLPMLTELVNATDHSAWLAQFRELEKEEIKEVIQNELHPQTDIMTMGEVINVLNELTGGDAIITTDVGQHQMVTCRYAKFNNSKSNVTSGGLGTMGFGLPAAIGAWYGAPEKTVVAIIGDGGIQMTIQELGTIMQFGAKVKIMILNNEFLGMVRQWQQLFHDRRYSFVNITSPDFVAVAKGYYIDGQKISERKDLRNALKTMIDHDGAYLLEVMVGKENNVFPMVAQGTSVSEIRLK; encoded by the coding sequence ATGAGTACACTGGAAATAACAGAAAATAAGGCCGCTACAGCGCAGCAAACTCCGACACAAATTTCGGGATCGAAAGCTGTATTGGAGGCCTTATTGAGCGAAGGAGTTGATACCGTATTTGGTTATCCTGGAGGCGCAATTATGCCGATCTATGATGCCCTTTATGATTATACGGATCGTCTGAAGCATATTTTAGTGCGCCATGAACAAGGTGGAATCCACGCGGCGCAAGGTTATGCAAGAACTTCAGGTCGTACAGGCGTCGTCTTTGCGACAAGTGGTCCTGGAGCAACAAACCTAGTTACTGGACTGGCTGATGCCATGATCGATAGTAACCCTATCGTCTGTGTCACAGGTCAGGTCTTTGCTTCACTCTTGGGAACAGATGCTTTTCAGGAAACAGATGTCATCAATATCACGGCACCGGTCACCAAATGGAACTACCAAGTCACCGACGCAACTGAAATTCCAGCTGCACTCGCAAAAGCATTTTATATTGCCAGCACAGGTCGTCCAGGACCGGTATTGATCGATATCACTAAAAATGCACAAATGCAATTGTTCGATTACTTCGGTTATGAAAAATGCAACCACGTACGCAGCTATAGACCTGCACCACAAGTTCGTAAAGAATATGTTGAGCAGGCAGCCGAGTTAATCAACAATGCAAAAAAACCATTTGTTCTTTTTGGACAAGGCATCATTCTTGGAAAAGCAGAGGAAGAATTCAAAGCTTTTATCGAGAAAACCGGCATTCCTTCGGCATCGACTGTCATGGGCTTAAGTGCACTTCCAACGGATCACAAACTTCACGTAGGGATGTTGGGTATGCATGGTAACTATGCACCAAATGTCATGACCAATGAATGTGATGTTTTAATAGCCATCGGTATGCGTTTCGATGACCGTGTAACAGGTCGTTTGGACAAATATGCCAAACAGGCAAAAGTAATCCATTTGGATATAGACCCAGCAGAGATTGACAAAAACGTACAGACAACCGTACCTGTATGGGGCGACTGTAAGGAGTCACTTCCAATGCTGACGGAATTGGTAAACGCTACAGATCACTCCGCATGGCTTGCACAATTCCGTGAACTTGAAAAAGAAGAAATCAAAGAAGTCATCCAAAATGAACTTCACCCACAAACCGATATTATGACCATGGGTGAGGTCATCAATGTGTTGAATGAATTGACAGGCGGTGATGCGATCATTACAACGGACGTCGGTCAACACCAAATGGTAACTTGTCGCTATGCTAAATTCAACAACAGCAAATCGAATGTAACCTCAGGGGGCTTAGGAACGATGGGCTTTGGTCTTCCGGCCGCAATCGGTGCCTGGTATGGCGCGCCAGAGAAAACTGTCGTAGCAATCATCGGTGATGGTGGTATACAAATGACGATCCAGGAGCTAGGAACGATAATGCAATTTGGCGCAAAAGTCAAAATCATGATCCTCAATAATGAATTCTTGGGCATGGTACGTCAGTGGCAGCAATTGTTCCACGACAGACGTTATTCATTCGTGAATATCACGAGTCCTGACTTTGTTGCTGTAGCGAAAGGCTATTACATCGACGGTCAGAAGATTTCGGAACGTAAAGACCTACGTAATGCCCTGAAAACCATGATTGATCACGACGGAGCATATCTATTGGAAGTGATGGTAGGTAAGGAAAACAATGTATTTCCAATGGTTGCACAAGGAACATCGGTATCTGAGATACGTTTAAAGTAG
- the ilvD gene encoding dihydroxy-acid dehydratase, whose product MKSSSNGENAMNKYSRTFTQDETQPAAKAMLYGIGLTDADMDKAQVGIASMGYDGNTCNMHLNDLAQIVKKGVWNNDLVGLTFGTIGVSDGMSNGTDGMRYSLVSRDVIADSIETICGGQYYDGLISIPGCDKNMPGAIMAMARLDRPSLMVYGGTIAPGHYKGEELNIVSAFEALGQRICGNLSDEDYEGIIKHTCPGAGACGGMYTANTMASAIEALGMSLPYSSSNPAISEEKKNECLEAGKHIRTLLEKDIKPSDIMTRKAFENALRTIVILGGSTNAVLHFIAIGKAVGVDITQDDFQRMSDETPVLADFKPSGKYLMQDLQQFGGTPAVMKYLLNEGLLHGDCITVTGKTVAENLADVKSIMEYDQPIIKPLSDPIKATGHLQILYGNLAEKGSVAKISGKEGEKFTGPARVFDGEHDLVAGIASGRIKPGDVVVIKNEGPVGAPGMPEMLKPTSLIIGAGLGKSVALITDGRFSGGTHGFVVGHITPESYKGGLIGLVHDDDIIEIDAVNNSINVLLSDEEIAQRRAAWVQPALKVNKGVLYKYAKTVADASEGCVTDQ is encoded by the coding sequence AAAAGCAATGCTTTATGGTATCGGTCTTACAGATGCCGACATGGACAAAGCACAGGTCGGTATTGCCAGCATGGGATATGATGGTAATACGTGTAATATGCACTTAAATGATTTGGCACAAATCGTCAAGAAGGGCGTTTGGAACAATGATTTAGTGGGTTTGACCTTTGGAACCATTGGCGTCAGTGACGGTATGAGTAACGGTACCGATGGGATGCGTTATTCGTTGGTAAGTCGTGATGTGATCGCTGATAGTATCGAAACGATCTGTGGTGGACAATATTATGATGGCTTGATCTCTATTCCTGGCTGTGACAAAAACATGCCCGGTGCTATTATGGCAATGGCCCGTTTGGACCGTCCTTCGTTAATGGTATATGGCGGTACTATCGCTCCAGGCCACTATAAAGGTGAAGAATTAAACATTGTGTCTGCATTTGAAGCATTGGGACAACGCATCTGCGGCAATCTTTCCGATGAAGACTATGAAGGCATTATCAAACATACCTGCCCTGGTGCTGGTGCTTGTGGCGGAATGTATACAGCAAATACCATGGCTTCGGCAATTGAAGCCTTGGGAATGAGCTTACCGTACTCATCTTCCAACCCTGCGATCTCGGAAGAAAAGAAAAATGAATGTTTGGAAGCAGGGAAGCATATCCGCACACTGCTTGAGAAAGATATCAAGCCCTCTGATATCATGACACGTAAAGCATTTGAGAACGCGCTACGTACCATTGTTATCTTGGGCGGTAGTACCAATGCTGTACTTCACTTTATCGCAATAGGCAAAGCTGTAGGCGTAGATATCACGCAAGACGACTTTCAACGCATGAGTGACGAAACCCCTGTATTAGCTGACTTCAAACCATCCGGTAAATACTTGATGCAAGATCTGCAGCAATTTGGTGGAACTCCTGCTGTCATGAAATATCTTTTAAATGAAGGTTTACTTCATGGCGACTGTATTACGGTAACAGGAAAAACGGTCGCTGAAAACTTGGCTGATGTTAAATCAATCATGGAATATGACCAACCGATTATCAAACCATTGAGCGATCCAATCAAGGCTACAGGACACTTACAGATTCTTTATGGGAACTTAGCAGAGAAAGGTTCTGTAGCCAAGATCTCCGGTAAAGAAGGTGAAAAATTCACTGGTCCTGCACGCGTATTCGATGGCGAGCATGATTTAGTGGCCGGTATTGCATCTGGTAGAATCAAACCAGGCGATGTTGTCGTGATCAAAAATGAAGGTCCTGTTGGAGCACCAGGCATGCCTGAAATGCTTAAACCAACCTCCTTGATTATTGGTGCCGGTCTTGGTAAATCTGTTGCTTTAATTACCGATGGCCGTTTCTCAGGTGGAACACATGGTTTTGTCGTAGGGCATATCACACCAGAATCTTACAAAGGCGGATTAATCGGTCTTGTACATGATGATGACATTATCGAGATCGATGCAGTGAATAACAGCATCAATGTGCTGCTTTCCGATGAAGAGATCGCGCAACGCCGTGCCGCTTGGGTACAACCAGCGTTAAAAGTTAACAAAGGTGTTTTATACAAATACGCTAAAACTGTTGCCGATGCCTCAGAAGGCTGTGTAACGGATCAGTAG